From Alosa sapidissima isolate fAloSap1 chromosome 7, fAloSap1.pri, whole genome shotgun sequence, the proteins below share one genomic window:
- the cdk16 gene encoding cyclin-dependent kinase 16 isoform X1 translates to MDRMRKIKRQLSLTLRGGNSSDKSLSETISSQDNAHSDSEAMPVRGSGGGGGGGGVGSGGVGGGSVGGLRGSGRSAGGSLSMHSLLQSYSSALRRPRSLGRSLSSYLNHATRLEIVHEDVKIGSDGESDQVSATSSDEVHSPVRVRLREKPGRKISNEDVNKRLSLPADIRLPDGYLEKFSLNSPLFDKPLSRRLRRVSLSEIGFGKLETYVKLDKLGEGTYATVYKGRSKLTDNLVALKEIRLEHEEGAPCTAIREVSLLKDLKHANIVTLHDIIHTQKSLTLVFEYLDKDLKQYLDDCGNCIHMHNVKLFLFQLLRGLNYCHRRKVLHRDLKPQNLLINERGELKLADFGLARAKSIPTKTYSNEVVTLWYRPPDILLGSTDYSTQIDMWGVGCIFYEMSTGRPLFPGSTVEEELHFIFKLLGTPTEETWPGITSNEEFISYNYPRYRADCLHNHTPRLCNEGVDLLSKLLQFEGRKRISAEEAMRQPYFHSLGNRVITLPDSTSIFALQDIQLEKEPGMRTNSLSDSVNSISRRQSLLF, encoded by the exons agGCCATGCCAGTAcggggcagtggtggtggtggcggcggcgggGGTGTTGGCAGTGGGGGCGTTGGCGGGGGGAGCGTTGGCGGCCTGCGGGGCTCCGGGCGCTCGGCCGGCGGCTCCCTCAGCATGCACTCACTACTGCAGTCGTACAGCAGCGCCCTGCGCAGGCCGCGCAGCCTGGGCCGCAGCCTCAGCTCCTATCTCAACCACGCCACGCGCCtcg aaatcGTCCATGAGGACGTGAAGATTGGCTCTGACGGAGAGAGCGACCAGGTCTCGGCCACCTCATCAGATGAGGTGCACAGTCCAGTGCGAGTCCGGCTCCGGGAGAAACCGGGCCGCAAAATCTCCAACGAG gACGTAAATAAGCGTCTGTCGTTGCCGGCAGACATCAGGCTTCCCGATGGCTACCTGGAGAAGTTCAGCCTGAACAGTCCGCTGTTTGACAAGCCCCTGAGCCGACGGCTCCGAAGAGTGTCTCTG TCTGAAATTGGCTTCGGGAAGCTGGAGACCTACGTCAAGCTGGATAAACttggagag GGCACGTACGCCACTGTGTATAAGGGCCGCAGCAAGCTGACGGATAACCTGGTGGCTCTGAAGGAAATCCGACTGGAGCACGAAGAGGGGGCACCCTGCACTGCCATCCGAGAGG TGTCTCTTCTGAAGGACCTCAAACACGCCAACATAGTGACTCTGCATGACATCATCCACACTCAGAAGTCCCTGACGCTGGTGTTTGAGTACCTG gaCAAGGACCTGAAGCAGTATCTGGATGACTGTGGTAACTGCATCCACATGCACAATGTGAAG CTCTTCCTCTTCCAGCTCCTGCGTGGGCTGAACTACTGCCACAGGCGTAAAGTCCTCCACCGAGACCTCAAACCCCAGAACCTGCTCATCAACGAGCGTGGGGAGCTGAAGCTGGCTGACTTTG GCCTGGCGCGGGCCAAGTCTATTCCCACCAAGACCTACTCCAATGAGGTGGTGACTCTGTGGTACCGTCCGCCAGACATCCTGCTGGGGAGCACCGACTACTCAACCCAGATAGACATGTG gggTGTGGGCTGTATTTTCTATGAGATGTCCACAGGCCGGCCGCTGTTTCCAGGCTCCACGGTGGAGGAGGAGCTGCACTTTATCTTCAAACTGCTAG GTACGCCCACAGAGGAGACTTGGCCTGGAATCACCTCCAATGAAGAGTTCATCTCGTATAATTACCCCCGTTACCGTGCCGACTGTCTTCACAACCACACGCCCAG ACTGTGCAATGAAGGAGTGGATCTTTTATCCAAGCTGCTGCAG TTTGAGGGGAGGAAGCGCATCTCTGCTGAGGAGGCCATGAGGCAGCCGTACTTCCACAGCCTGGGAAACAGAGTGATCACACTGCCTGACT CTACATCTATATTTGCACTTCAAGACATTCAGCTGGAGAAGGAGCCAGGAATGCGAACCAACTCCCTGTCAGACTCAG tGAACAGCATATCTCGGCGGCAGAGTCTGCTCTTCTGA
- the tsr2 gene encoding pre-rRNA-processing protein TSR2 homolog isoform X1 produces MAALLTSTREVFTEGVRAVLETWPVLQIAVDNGFGGVYSQQKAEWMVDAVQQYFHDNSDLQQYEVEDFISELMNNEFDTMVDDGSLPGVAQQVCQMFKQCQQGKVEEVKSQISQLAKKKSTGRVKATAVKSPEEEEESDEDVPEAMECEGAAQTSSSHAPPHEANLPAPPPDEAEVDDGWTVVRKKK; encoded by the exons ATGGCAGCGCTCCTGACATCTACACGTGAAGTGTTTACCGAAGGTGTAAGAGCTGTTTTGGAAACATGGCCTGTGCTTCAA ATCGCTGTTGACAACGGCTTTGGAGGCGTTTACAGCCAGCAGAAAGCAGAGTGGATGGTGGATGCTGTACAGCAATATTTCCACGATAACA GTGATCTGCAGCAATATGAAGTGGAGGACTTCATATCAGAGTTGATGAATAATGAGTTTGATACCATGGTGGATGATGGAAGCTTACCTGGG GTGGCACAGCAGGTTTGTCAGATGTTCAAGCAGTGTCAGCAAGGTAAagtggaggaggtgaagagTCAGATAAGCCAGCTGGCCAAGAAGAAGAGCACGGGCAGGGTGAAGGCCACTGCCGTCAAAAGcccagaagaggaagaagaaagtgATGAGGATGTTCCAGAG GCAATGGAGTGTGAGGGAGCAGCCCAGACGAGCTCGAGCCACGCACCTCCCCACGAGGCCAACCTCCCTGCCCCGCCCCCAGATGAGGCTGAGGTCGACGACGGATGGACGGTGGTCCGCAAGAAGAAGTGA
- the tsr2 gene encoding pre-rRNA-processing protein TSR2 homolog isoform X2, giving the protein MQSECRNVDILLNRVMILHQIAVDNGFGGVYSQQKAEWMVDAVQQYFHDNSDLQQYEVEDFISELMNNEFDTMVDDGSLPGVAQQVCQMFKQCQQGKVEEVKSQISQLAKKKSTGRVKATAVKSPEEEEESDEDVPEAMECEGAAQTSSSHAPPHEANLPAPPPDEAEVDDGWTVVRKKK; this is encoded by the exons ATGCAGTCAGAATGCAGAAATGTTGATATTCTCCTAAATCGTGTAATGATCCTGCATCAGATCGCTGTTGACAACGGCTTTGGAGGCGTTTACAGCCAGCAGAAAGCAGAGTGGATGGTGGATGCTGTACAGCAATATTTCCACGATAACA GTGATCTGCAGCAATATGAAGTGGAGGACTTCATATCAGAGTTGATGAATAATGAGTTTGATACCATGGTGGATGATGGAAGCTTACCTGGG GTGGCACAGCAGGTTTGTCAGATGTTCAAGCAGTGTCAGCAAGGTAAagtggaggaggtgaagagTCAGATAAGCCAGCTGGCCAAGAAGAAGAGCACGGGCAGGGTGAAGGCCACTGCCGTCAAAAGcccagaagaggaagaagaaagtgATGAGGATGTTCCAGAG GCAATGGAGTGTGAGGGAGCAGCCCAGACGAGCTCGAGCCACGCACCTCCCCACGAGGCCAACCTCCCTGCCCCGCCCCCAGATGAGGCTGAGGTCGACGACGGATGGACGGTGGTCCGCAAGAAGAAGTGA
- the cdk16 gene encoding cyclin-dependent kinase 16 isoform X2, whose product MDRMRKIKRQLSLTLRGGNSSDKSLSETISSQDNAHSDSEIVHEDVKIGSDGESDQVSATSSDEVHSPVRVRLREKPGRKISNEDVNKRLSLPADIRLPDGYLEKFSLNSPLFDKPLSRRLRRVSLSEIGFGKLETYVKLDKLGEGTYATVYKGRSKLTDNLVALKEIRLEHEEGAPCTAIREVSLLKDLKHANIVTLHDIIHTQKSLTLVFEYLDKDLKQYLDDCGNCIHMHNVKLFLFQLLRGLNYCHRRKVLHRDLKPQNLLINERGELKLADFGLARAKSIPTKTYSNEVVTLWYRPPDILLGSTDYSTQIDMWGVGCIFYEMSTGRPLFPGSTVEEELHFIFKLLGTPTEETWPGITSNEEFISYNYPRYRADCLHNHTPRLCNEGVDLLSKLLQFEGRKRISAEEAMRQPYFHSLGNRVITLPDSTSIFALQDIQLEKEPGMRTNSLSDSVNSISRRQSLLF is encoded by the exons aaatcGTCCATGAGGACGTGAAGATTGGCTCTGACGGAGAGAGCGACCAGGTCTCGGCCACCTCATCAGATGAGGTGCACAGTCCAGTGCGAGTCCGGCTCCGGGAGAAACCGGGCCGCAAAATCTCCAACGAG gACGTAAATAAGCGTCTGTCGTTGCCGGCAGACATCAGGCTTCCCGATGGCTACCTGGAGAAGTTCAGCCTGAACAGTCCGCTGTTTGACAAGCCCCTGAGCCGACGGCTCCGAAGAGTGTCTCTG TCTGAAATTGGCTTCGGGAAGCTGGAGACCTACGTCAAGCTGGATAAACttggagag GGCACGTACGCCACTGTGTATAAGGGCCGCAGCAAGCTGACGGATAACCTGGTGGCTCTGAAGGAAATCCGACTGGAGCACGAAGAGGGGGCACCCTGCACTGCCATCCGAGAGG TGTCTCTTCTGAAGGACCTCAAACACGCCAACATAGTGACTCTGCATGACATCATCCACACTCAGAAGTCCCTGACGCTGGTGTTTGAGTACCTG gaCAAGGACCTGAAGCAGTATCTGGATGACTGTGGTAACTGCATCCACATGCACAATGTGAAG CTCTTCCTCTTCCAGCTCCTGCGTGGGCTGAACTACTGCCACAGGCGTAAAGTCCTCCACCGAGACCTCAAACCCCAGAACCTGCTCATCAACGAGCGTGGGGAGCTGAAGCTGGCTGACTTTG GCCTGGCGCGGGCCAAGTCTATTCCCACCAAGACCTACTCCAATGAGGTGGTGACTCTGTGGTACCGTCCGCCAGACATCCTGCTGGGGAGCACCGACTACTCAACCCAGATAGACATGTG gggTGTGGGCTGTATTTTCTATGAGATGTCCACAGGCCGGCCGCTGTTTCCAGGCTCCACGGTGGAGGAGGAGCTGCACTTTATCTTCAAACTGCTAG GTACGCCCACAGAGGAGACTTGGCCTGGAATCACCTCCAATGAAGAGTTCATCTCGTATAATTACCCCCGTTACCGTGCCGACTGTCTTCACAACCACACGCCCAG ACTGTGCAATGAAGGAGTGGATCTTTTATCCAAGCTGCTGCAG TTTGAGGGGAGGAAGCGCATCTCTGCTGAGGAGGCCATGAGGCAGCCGTACTTCCACAGCCTGGGAAACAGAGTGATCACACTGCCTGACT CTACATCTATATTTGCACTTCAAGACATTCAGCTGGAGAAGGAGCCAGGAATGCGAACCAACTCCCTGTCAGACTCAG tGAACAGCATATCTCGGCGGCAGAGTCTGCTCTTCTGA